A region of the Leeuwenhoekiella sp. MAR_2009_132 genome:
TTGAGTTTAGCACGCTCAATTTCCGTCCACTGTAAAGGTTCATTAGTACCATAACTCAGTGTTGTTACAGAAACGCCATAAATAAAGCCGGTTTGTAAAAGTTGACTGTAAAGAACATCAGAATTAGGTTCTGTTGCGTGCAGCAATTTTTTAATTACAGATTGATGTTTTGTAATCCATCCGGGAGATGAGGGATTCATACAATTCTATTTATAAAGTTCAATTTGATTTTGTTTATCTTAAAGTTTTGATAATAAACCACTTAATCATTTTTAATAAGGATGCTTATCCAGGATTTATACCTAGAGCGACTCAACTAAAAAACTTTAACAGTATTATTAGCAGAAAGTTTAGATTCTACAAAACCATACGCTTTTCTTTTACGTAAATGTAGTGAATAAGTTAAGTTGGGCATTTAACTTTTTACTATGTAAAAATCCAGTTTCTCGATTTATCGGGGGTAATATGAAAAAGGAAAGGAAATCAATTGGTTAGTTGATTAGTTTTTTTGGATTTTTTGTTAGTTGGAGAACCACCATGTTTTGGAGAAGGCAGGTGGTTCTTTTTTTATGCCCTGTTTTGAAAGTTTTAAACATAAAAAAATGCCTCTAGTTGTCTAGAGGCATTTTTATTGAATTAACGATGTTTTAAGCATTTGTGCTAACAACCCCTAATGTATAGAGTTGTTCCATCGTAGGTGATTCACTACCACCTGCAGGTTCTAATGTTATCCCAAAGGCCTGTGACTCATTTGGATTATCAAATGTAAACACCTTGTTTTCATTTGCGCTAAAGTCATCTAATAGTCCCATACTCGTAGGAGTTAACGGATCAAGTTTTAAGGACCACACCTGGTAAACCATACCTTCTGGAGGTTCTGGTAATCCCATTGCATCTATATATGCTTTATTCTGAGCTTTATCCCAAAATACATTTACGTAAGCATCTGGGGCAACTTGTTGACCTGCCAAAGGAACCTTAGTCACTTTAGGATCTCTTACTACAGCTAAAATAGTTTTAGTCTGTTGTAATGAATTTTCAGCATCTTGCATCTTAGTCTCCATTATCGCTTTTTGAGCTTCAGCAACTCTCAACTCCTGGCGTAAGTTGTTTGTTCTGTTTAACAGAACAAATATTCCTATTAAGAAGATTAGCGAAGCCGCGACACTTATAAATGAGATAAGCTTAGTACGTTTGCTTGCTGCTGTAGGCTGAAGTTGTATAACTCCACTATGATTTCGCAGTTTTGCTTTTATAGCAGTTAACATTTCTTCAGGATTGTAAGGTGCAGCTGCCGTTGCGAGGCTTTGCAAAGCTCCTTCAATTTCTGAAACTTCACTTTCAACCTCAGGATATTGCATAAGTACCTTTGATACTTCTTCACTTTCTTGTGAAGTCAAAGCCCCGTATACATATAATTCGAGGATTCCAGAATCTATATATTCTTGTATATTCATCTTACTCTACTAATATTTCTCTTAATTTGTTAATGCAAAGTCTGTTACGGGTTTTAATAGTACCTAAAGGCATGTTAAGCTCTTCTGAAGCTTCTTTCTGGGTATAACCTTTAAAAAATAATAGATTAATAACCTTTTTACATTCTTCACCTAATGTCTTAATGTACTTGCTAATTCCTATAGCATCCATCTTGTTTGAAAAGCTATTCTTGCTTTCAATTATATCTACGAAATATTCTTGTGTGAGGTTTTTCTTTTGATTCTTAAATGACTTAGAACGTGTCTTATCTATAGCCGCATTGCGAGCTATGTTGAGAAGCCAGGTAAAAAAACGCCCTTTTTTTGAAGAATAGGAGTCACAATTGTCCCATACTTTAATAAAAACATCTTGTAAAACTTCTTCAGAAGCTTCTGTATCGTGTAAAACACTATTAATTACTCCAAAAATGCTTTGAGAGTAGAGACTATACAAACGCTCAAACGCTTTTTCATCTCTTTGTTGTAATCTCAGTATTAAATCGTCTGGCTGCATAGCTAAATTTAGTTGGTTTAAATGTATTAAATAAAACCTAAAAAAGCAGCCATTTGGCTGCTTTTAGTATTATATATTAAGGCTTGTATTATTCAATGATACCACCGCAGCTCACACGAGCTCCTGCGTCACCACTAGGCTGACTTTTAAAATCATCTGCACCCTGGTGTACAATTAAACCTTTACCTACGATATTTTTCATATTATCTTCACAACCTATGCACCACTCATCTGTAGTCATTGTAATTGTACCGTTTCCATTCTCATCTGCCTGAAAATTACCTATATCTCCTTTGTGATAACCTGCAGCATCACCCCATTTACCGTGTTGCTCTTTAGTAGGGTTCCAGTGACCACCTGCTGAGGTACCATCGTCTGCAGAACAGTCTGCATTTTCGTGAATATGTATTGCGTGCATTCCCGGTTCTAGACCTTCAAAAACAGCTGTCATCGTAACTTTACCATCTTCTTCTTTAAATACAGCAGACCCCTCTGCAGTACTACCACTTTTTGAATCTAATTTTACTGTAATTTTTTTAACTGCTGGTGCTTCTTGTACAGCCTCAGTAGTTTCAGTTGTAGTTACTTCTTCTGTTTCTTTGTCTTTATTGTCGTTCTTACAGGAAGTAAAACCTAAAGCTAAAGCAAGTGAAAAAAGTATTGCGTAATTTTTCATAATGATAATTTTGATTGTTTAGTAGAGTACTAAAGTAAAGGATTGCATAACGCCTACCAAAGAATTATATATAGCTTAACAAAAGTATTAAGAAGATGTTAATTGTTAAGGAATCGCAATACATAAATGATGCGGAGTCATAACCGCCTTGACTGAAGTTTTTTCACCTATAAATTCGCCATCAATTTGAAAAGCTATTGGCTTTTTACACGTTATCTCAGCTTCTTTACACGAGATTACAGTTACAAAATCTGGATTGAGCGCCGCGTCATCATAAAAGGTTTCAATAATTCCTTTGACGCTTAAATTTTTAAAAATTAAAACTTCAAAAATACCGTCATCCATTTTGCCTTTTGGATTAATATT
Encoded here:
- a CDS encoding anti-sigma factor domain-containing protein, encoding MNIQEYIDSGILELYVYGALTSQESEEVSKVLMQYPEVESEVSEIEGALQSLATAAAPYNPEEMLTAIKAKLRNHSGVIQLQPTAASKRTKLISFISVAASLIFLIGIFVLLNRTNNLRQELRVAEAQKAIMETKMQDAENSLQQTKTILAVVRDPKVTKVPLAGQQVAPDAYVNVFWDKAQNKAYIDAMGLPEPPEGMVYQVWSLKLDPLTPTSMGLLDDFSANENKVFTFDNPNESQAFGITLEPAGGSESPTMEQLYTLGVVSTNA
- a CDS encoding superoxide dismutase family protein, translated to MKNYAILFSLALALGFTSCKNDNKDKETEEVTTTETTEAVQEAPAVKKITVKLDSKSGSTAEGSAVFKEEDGKVTMTAVFEGLEPGMHAIHIHENADCSADDGTSAGGHWNPTKEQHGKWGDAAGYHKGDIGNFQADENGNGTITMTTDEWCIGCEDNMKNIVGKGLIVHQGADDFKSQPSGDAGARVSCGGIIE
- a CDS encoding RNA polymerase sigma factor, which produces MQPDDLILRLQQRDEKAFERLYSLYSQSIFGVINSVLHDTEASEEVLQDVFIKVWDNCDSYSSKKGRFFTWLLNIARNAAIDKTRSKSFKNQKKNLTQEYFVDIIESKNSFSNKMDAIGISKYIKTLGEECKKVINLLFFKGYTQKEASEELNMPLGTIKTRNRLCINKLREILVE